A part of Desulfotomaculum nigrificans DSM 574 genomic DNA contains:
- a CDS encoding iron-containing alcohol dehydrogenase, with amino-acid sequence MAATAAAGSVIDCAKGIGAVYSNGGHVLDYAGINKILRPLPPLLAVCTLVGSAADISQFAVITDETDRHKHVLVSKALVPDAAFLDPQPLTTVPPAMAACGVADILVHAVEAAVSSLASPLTDIFAAQALRLWSSAVLAAGADFCPTLCSYADSGSGRPGRGR; translated from the coding sequence CTGGCCGCCACAGCCGCAGCCGGCAGTGTTATTGACTGCGCCAAGGGGATAGGGGCGGTCTACAGCAACGGCGGTCATGTCCTGGATTATGCGGGTATCAATAAAATATTGCGCCCGCTGCCTCCTTTGCTGGCTGTCTGTACCCTGGTCGGTAGCGCCGCCGACATTTCCCAGTTTGCCGTTATTACTGATGAAACCGACCGGCATAAACATGTGCTGGTGAGCAAAGCTTTGGTGCCGGATGCCGCCTTTTTGGATCCCCAGCCCCTGACAACGGTGCCGCCGGCTATGGCGGCCTGCGGGGTGGCTGATATTCTGGTACATGCGGTGGAAGCCGCTGTTTCCAGTTTGGCCTCGCCGCTGACGGATATTTTTGCCGCACAGGCTTTGCGGCTGTGGTCTTCTGCGGTCCTGGCAGCAGGGGCAGACTTTTGTCCAACGCTTTGTTCATATGCTGACTCCGGCTCCGGGCGGCCAGGCCGCGGCCGGTAG
- a CDS encoding IS3 family transposase (programmed frameshift) → MRTFDKEYKIMAVNRVKAGEKSAAEVARELDLSPTTLYGWIRKFGKHGENAFPGSGHLHKADDELRRLRKEIMDLKEENAILKKAAALLRQKPEIERFRFMEAHRSEFRVAKMAEVLQVSRSGFYAYLRRPKSNREIENELLLEKIKAIYKKNHAIYGYPRITNELKNDGAPSKNRVYRLMRKNGIKSKTVKKYKATTNSNHNLQVAENLLNREFTANKPNQKWVSDITYVATDEGWLYLAGVMDLCGRPIVGFAMAEHMRKSLVIEALNQAIGRTGAKEGLLVHSDRGVQYASREYQAILNENKFICSMSRKGNCYDNAPMESFWGKLKQEWLYGKRFKTRAEAKAAIFEYIEVFYNRRRIHSSNCYKTPMEVIKAA, encoded by the exons ATGAGAACATTTGATAAAGAATACAAAATTATGGCAGTCAATCGTGTGAAGGCGGGGGAAAAGTCTGCCGCTGAGGTAGCCAGGGAACTAGATTTAAGTCCCACCACGCTATATGGGTGGATAAGGAAGTTCGGTAAACACGGCGAAAATGCCTTTCCCGGAAGCGGTCACCTGCACAAGGCTGACGATGAGTTGCGTAGGCTTCGTAAAGAAATTATGGATCTGAAAGAGGAAAACGCCATCTTAAAAAAGGCGGCAGCCT TACTTCGCCAAAAACCAGAAATAGAACGCTTTCGTTTCATGGAGGCACACCGCTCCGAATTTCGGGTTGCGAAGATGGCTGAGGTGCTCCAGGTATCAAGGAGCGGTTTTTACGCATATTTAAGGCGACCCAAAAGCAATCGAGAAATAGAAAATGAGTTGCTGCTCGAAAAGATAAAGGCTATCTACAAGAAGAACCACGCTATATACGGATATCCTCGCATAACCAACGAACTAAAGAACGACGGCGCACCTAGCAAAAATCGTGTATACAGGCTGATGAGAAAAAACGGCATCAAATCAAAGACCGTAAAAAAATATAAGGCAACGACTAACTCAAATCATAACCTCCAGGTTGCTGAAAATCTGCTTAACCGCGAATTTACAGCAAATAAGCCAAATCAAAAGTGGGTAAGTGATATCACCTATGTTGCAACCGATGAAGGGTGGCTGTACCTCGCCGGTGTTATGGATTTGTGCGGCAGGCCAATCGTTGGCTTTGCCATGGCCGAGCACATGAGAAAGTCACTTGTCATAGAAGCCCTAAACCAGGCCATAGGCAGAACTGGTGCGAAAGAAGGGCTATTGGTACATTCCGATCGCGGTGTCCAATATGCCAGCAGAGAATATCAGGCCATACTAAATGAAAATAAATTTATATGTAGCATGAGCCGCAAAGGGAACTGCTATGACAACGCTCCTATGGAATCATTCTGGGGCAAGCTCAAACAAGAGTGGTTGTACGGTAAGCGGTTTAAGACGCGGGCCGAAGCCAAGGCAGCCATATTTGAATATATCGAAGTCTTTTACAACCGACGGCGCATACATTCTAGCAACTGTTACAAAACACCGATGGAAGTTATAAAGGCAGCGTGA
- a CDS encoding protein-export chaperone SecB produces MDNSIKSVLTFDNYIVKKILFEANPKFAPGDKIPVEVEFSHELDIDLKENIAAVGLGCCIFKEQKENQPFYLEVEMIGFFKYESSLPPEQVEILLKVNGTAILFPYLRSIVSSLTANSGFQTLVLPIVNVHKMFEQEKETYEGREEMN; encoded by the coding sequence ATGGACAACTCTATTAAAAGTGTGTTAACTTTTGACAACTATATAGTCAAAAAAATATTATTTGAAGCTAATCCCAAGTTCGCTCCTGGTGACAAAATTCCTGTTGAAGTAGAATTTTCCCATGAGCTAGATATAGACTTGAAAGAAAATATTGCAGCCGTTGGATTAGGGTGCTGTATTTTTAAGGAGCAAAAAGAAAATCAACCATTTTACCTAGAAGTAGAGATGATAGGATTCTTTAAGTATGAATCCTCCCTTCCTCCAGAACAAGTAGAGATATTACTTAAGGTTAATGGAACAGCAATTTTGTTTCCTTACTTAAGATCTATAGTCAGCAGTTTAACTGCAAACTCTGGGTTTCAGACCTTAGTACTACCGATTGTTAATGTTCATAAGATGTTCGAGCAAGAAAAAGAAACATATGAAGGAAGGGAAGAAATGAATTAA
- a CDS encoding PD-(D/E)XK nuclease family transposase, producing MQRFRYAKTSLITHGATILPFLELPKVLRLKRRPKDALEEWLLYFNNIAGEEMEAIAMGNPGIRKAMTIEQIFFKNQQERRLYELREKAARDEISMISGARAEGEAKGQREAICKYLEVRFPESSTLQAEIKRITDVVVLDKIINKIYTANSLDEAAAIVREATESKERFS from the coding sequence ATACAAAGATTCCGCTATGCGAAAACATCGCTGATTACCCATGGAGCAACTATACTTCCTTTTTTAGAATTACCAAAAGTATTAAGGCTAAAACGCAGACCGAAGGACGCCCTGGAAGAATGGCTGCTGTACTTCAATAATATTGCAGGAGAAGAAATGGAGGCGATCGCCATGGGAAATCCCGGTATTCGTAAGGCCATGACCATTGAGCAGATATTCTTTAAGAATCAGCAAGAGCGCCGTCTGTATGAGCTGCGGGAGAAGGCTGCCAGAGACGAAATTTCTATGATAAGCGGCGCTAGGGCTGAAGGAGAGGCAAAAGGTCAAAGGGAGGCCATCTGCAAATACCTGGAGGTCAGGTTCCCTGAATCATCCACCCTGCAAGCAGAAATAAAAAGAATAACTGATGTGGTAGTCTTGGATAAAATCATTAACAAAATCTACACTGCCAATAGCCTGGATGAAGCAGCAGCTATCGTCAGAGAGGCAACCGAATCAAAGGAACGGTTCTCTTGA
- a CDS encoding nucleotidyltransferase family protein, translated as MICLLNIETIKAKVVPILKNYGVNRAYLFGSFARGEQTEDSDIDLLVEYAPGVSKSIFKVVELKYELEEALQRKVDIVTEQAISPYIRPYTIKDRQVIM; from the coding sequence GTGATTTGTTTGCTGAACATCGAAACAATAAAAGCCAAAGTGGTTCCAATATTGAAAAACTATGGCGTAAATCGTGCTTATTTGTTTGGTTCATTTGCTAGGGGTGAGCAGACCGAGGATAGCGATATTGACCTATTGGTGGAGTATGCCCCTGGTGTTAGTAAATCAATATTTAAAGTTGTTGAATTAAAGTATGAATTAGAAGAAGCTCTCCAACGAAAAGTGGACATTGTGACCGAACAGGCTATATCTCCGTATATCAGACCTTACACTATTAAGGACAGGCAGGTGATAATGTGA
- a CDS encoding DUF86 domain-containing protein: MKDNLIYIQHIMESIQKIEKYLQGLTKEQFFENDSIQDAVIRRFEIIGEATKNLSKSFRNRYPEVPWRSMAGTRDVFIHEYFGIDLDFVWDAAKKDLPELKKQLEEIIKTENYSL, translated from the coding sequence GTGAAAGATAATTTAATCTATATTCAACACATTATGGAAAGCATACAAAAAATAGAAAAATACCTACAAGGGTTAACCAAAGAGCAATTTTTTGAAAATGACAGCATTCAAGATGCTGTTATTCGGCGTTTTGAGATTATAGGAGAAGCAACAAAGAATCTCTCGAAGTCTTTCAGGAACCGGTATCCGGAAGTGCCCTGGCGTTCAATGGCTGGTACAAGAGATGTTTTTATCCATGAGTATTTCGGCATTGACCTTGACTTTGTTTGGGACGCAGCTAAAAAAGATTTACCAGAACTAAAGAAACAACTTGAAGAGATTATAAAAACCGAAAACTATTCTTTGTAA
- a CDS encoding GDSL-type esterase/lipase family protein, producing MRKRLILLITLIFLQTVLGAGTGEAKYKDWDKYIERYQQENKYLQSEGGLIVFLGDSLTEYFPFDELRKRYNIINRGIRMDAVADAYSRLKVSVLDLKPQTVFIMLGTNDVCAYWLPPEEILARYQKLLERIKTALPDSKIVVQSVLLTRNPAWNNYIRPLNTGLAQLCRQMDLVFLDHNPVLTEGDRLAARLTGDGIHLRQAGYDLLADNIRRYLESPVVVKYQGRLVFSRLGSSQGQPEVLVNLRSFARATGGTVQWSNGQARLIKGGREFSWTVGQKVAVLDGKELVLDVPPAVVNNSLYVPLNPLAEALGYTVNSAADKKTFTINDARVNENITKK from the coding sequence ATGAGAAAAAGATTAATCCTGTTAATCACTCTTATTTTTTTGCAAACTGTTTTGGGGGCCGGTACAGGGGAGGCCAAATATAAGGATTGGGACAAATACATAGAGCGCTACCAACAGGAAAATAAGTACCTGCAGAGTGAAGGCGGGTTAATTGTTTTTTTAGGGGATTCTTTAACCGAGTATTTTCCCTTTGATGAGTTGAGGAAGCGTTACAACATCATTAACCGGGGTATTCGCATGGATGCGGTGGCCGATGCCTATTCCCGGCTGAAAGTTTCGGTGTTGGATTTAAAACCGCAAACAGTCTTTATTATGCTGGGCACCAATGATGTTTGTGCCTACTGGCTGCCGCCGGAGGAAATCCTGGCCCGCTATCAAAAGCTGCTGGAGAGAATCAAAACGGCCCTACCTGACAGTAAAATTGTCGTGCAGTCGGTGCTTTTGACCCGCAATCCCGCATGGAACAATTATATCCGACCCCTTAATACAGGGCTGGCCCAACTGTGCCGGCAAATGGATCTGGTTTTTCTGGATCACAACCCGGTATTAACCGAAGGGGACCGGCTGGCGGCGCGGTTAACCGGTGACGGTATTCATTTAAGACAGGCCGGGTATGATTTGTTAGCTGATAACATCAGAAGGTATCTGGAAAGCCCGGTGGTGGTGAAATACCAGGGCCGGCTGGTTTTCTCCCGTCTTGGCAGTTCCCAGGGGCAGCCGGAGGTGCTGGTGAATTTAAGGTCCTTTGCCCGGGCCACCGGGGGGACGGTGCAGTGGTCCAACGGACAGGCCAGGCTGATCAAAGGGGGCCGGGAATTTAGTTGGACGGTTGGCCAGAAAGTGGCTGTGCTGGACGGCAAGGAATTAGTCTTAGATGTACCACCGGCGGTGGTAAATAACAGTTTATATGTACCGCTTAATCCGCTGGCGGAAGCTTTGGGGTACACTGTCAACAGTGCGGCTGATAAGAAGACCTTTACCATAAATGATGCCCGGGTTAATGAAAATATTACTAAGAAATAG
- the galE gene encoding UDP-glucose 4-epimerase GalE, whose translation MQILVCGGAGYIGSHAVRELYRAGYEVLVLDNLVKGHREAIGDIPLVEVDINDKPSLEQVFQKQKIDAVMHFAAYSLVGESVVEPAKYYHNNVLGTLNLMEVMLSYGVKRIIFSSTAAVYGEPVELPITEEHPTRPTNPYGATKLAVEGMLHWFGQAYGLNYVSLRYFNAAGADVAGDIGEDHQPETHLIPLVLQTALGVRPEIKIFGTDYPTPDGTCIRDYIHVTDLANAHLLALEKIINEGGSAIYNLGNGSGFSVREVIQVAQEVTGKLIKVMEAERRPGDPAVLVASSEKIKKELGWQPRYADLKTVISTAWHWHSKHPDGYISK comes from the coding sequence GTGCAAATTTTAGTCTGCGGCGGGGCCGGGTATATCGGCAGCCATGCGGTAAGGGAACTGTACCGGGCCGGTTATGAGGTGCTGGTGCTGGATAATTTAGTTAAGGGGCACCGGGAGGCCATTGGTGATATTCCCCTGGTGGAGGTGGACATTAACGATAAACCCTCTCTGGAACAGGTATTCCAAAAACAAAAAATTGATGCAGTGATGCATTTTGCGGCTTATAGTCTGGTAGGGGAATCGGTGGTAGAGCCGGCCAAGTACTATCATAATAATGTACTTGGAACATTAAATTTAATGGAGGTAATGTTGTCATATGGGGTAAAGAGGATTATCTTTTCCTCCACAGCAGCGGTGTACGGAGAACCGGTGGAACTGCCCATTACTGAAGAACACCCCACCCGGCCCACCAATCCCTACGGGGCAACCAAGCTGGCGGTTGAAGGTATGCTGCACTGGTTTGGCCAGGCTTACGGTTTAAATTATGTATCTCTGCGTTACTTTAATGCTGCCGGAGCTGATGTGGCAGGGGATATCGGGGAAGATCATCAACCGGAAACCCATTTAATTCCCCTGGTATTGCAAACTGCCCTGGGGGTAAGGCCGGAGATTAAAATTTTTGGCACTGATTATCCTACCCCTGATGGTACTTGTATCCGTGATTATATCCATGTAACTGACCTGGCCAACGCTCATCTGCTGGCATTAGAAAAGATTATTAATGAAGGTGGCTCCGCTATCTATAACCTGGGTAACGGCAGCGGCTTTTCGGTAAGGGAAGTAATACAGGTTGCCCAAGAAGTGACAGGTAAGCTCATCAAGGTAATGGAAGCCGAACGGCGTCCCGGTGATCCAGCCGTTTTGGTTGCTTCCTCTGAAAAAATTAAAAAAGAGTTAGGCTGGCAGCCCAGGTACGCCGATCTGAAAACTGTTATTTCCACCGCCTGGCATTGGCATAGCAAACATCCCGATGGTTATATAAGCAAATAA
- a CDS encoding UDP-glucose dehydrogenase family protein, with amino-acid sequence MKLAIAGTGYVGLVSGVCLASIGHQVTCVDIDETKVRLLQSGKSPIFEPGLEELMRENADRLTYTTDYKSAYRNADVIFIAVGTPEKKDGSANLHYVYEVAKQIAVSVEKDCIVVVKSTVPVGTNDKIENIIKENLKYGVTVEVVSNPEFLSQGTAVNDTLNASRIVLGVESEHAEKVLREVYDGFNQPYVVTDRRSAEMIKYACNDFLALKISYINEIANLCEIVGANVEDVAKGMGFDPRIGPKFLMAGIGYGGSCFPKDTKALHWLANFHDYELKTIKAAIEVNETQKIKLIKKARKYYESFYGLNVSVLGLTFKPGTDDLREAPSIQNITILLEDGANIKAWDPAGMENYKKIYPTELTYCKTIDETLKDADVCFIFTEWPEIKDFDITKFAQLMRYPLVIDGRNCYDLDRIRELNIIYESIGRKTISNYLNK; translated from the coding sequence ATGAAATTAGCTATTGCGGGAACAGGATATGTTGGGCTTGTCAGTGGGGTTTGCCTTGCAAGTATAGGCCATCAGGTCACCTGTGTTGATATTGATGAAACAAAGGTGAGGTTACTGCAGTCTGGTAAATCTCCAATATTTGAGCCGGGGCTTGAAGAATTGATGAGGGAAAATGCTGACAGGTTAACCTATACCACAGATTACAAATCAGCTTATAGAAACGCCGATGTAATATTTATAGCTGTTGGCACACCAGAGAAAAAGGATGGCTCTGCTAATTTGCATTATGTTTATGAAGTGGCGAAACAAATAGCTGTGTCTGTTGAGAAAGATTGTATAGTTGTAGTTAAGTCTACAGTGCCCGTAGGCACCAATGACAAGATAGAAAATATCATAAAAGAAAATTTAAAGTATGGTGTAACTGTTGAGGTTGTATCAAACCCGGAGTTTTTATCACAAGGTACAGCTGTAAATGACACTTTAAATGCATCTCGTATTGTGTTGGGGGTAGAATCTGAACACGCTGAAAAAGTATTAAGAGAAGTTTATGATGGTTTCAACCAGCCTTATGTTGTTACTGATAGAAGAAGCGCAGAGATGATTAAATATGCTTGTAATGATTTTTTGGCTCTTAAAATATCCTACATAAACGAGATTGCTAATCTTTGCGAGATTGTAGGGGCAAATGTTGAGGATGTAGCCAAAGGAATGGGTTTTGACCCGCGCATAGGTCCTAAGTTTCTTATGGCAGGTATTGGTTATGGTGGGTCATGTTTTCCAAAGGACACCAAAGCACTTCATTGGCTAGCAAATTTTCATGACTATGAGTTAAAAACAATAAAGGCGGCTATTGAAGTTAACGAAACCCAAAAGATTAAATTGATAAAAAAGGCTAGAAAATACTATGAAAGTTTTTATGGACTTAATGTGTCTGTTCTTGGTCTAACCTTTAAACCCGGAACTGATGACCTTCGTGAAGCGCCATCGATACAAAACATTACGATCTTACTTGAGGATGGTGCAAACATTAAAGCCTGGGACCCCGCTGGAATGGAAAACTATAAAAAGATATACCCTACGGAACTTACATATTGTAAAACAATTGATGAGACACTTAAAGATGCCGATGTCTGTTTCATCTTCACGGAATGGCCTGAAATAAAGGACTTTGATATTACAAAGTTTGCTCAGTTAATGCGGTACCCTTTGGTTATTGATGGCAGGAACTGTTACGATCTAGATAGGATTAGGGAATTAAATATTATATATGAATCAATTGGCAGGAAAACTATTAGTAATTATTTAAACAAATAG
- a CDS encoding glycosyltransferase translates to MVNDDMLAPVIIFVYARPEHTKKTIESLAKNRLAKETEVFIFSDAPKNEEAFEKVKRVREYIDLLPDRKLFKSVDIRKAEKNKGLANSVISGVTEVINKYGKAIVVEDDLVSSPDFLEYMNEALDFYENDKQIWSISGYTFKIDIPPNYKSDIYLSYRGCSWGWGTWSDRWKMVDWDVKDYAEFKSNKRLRSKFNRGGLDMADMLDAQMKGKIDSWAIRWCYAQSKLDMLTVYPVVSRIKNIGLDGSGTHSGITTKYDVDLYDGKKKCVFDKPGIEPQIIKSFKNHFGTELDFFVVKTKCLIKKILLMK, encoded by the coding sequence GTGGTGAATGATGATATGCTTGCGCCAGTAATAATATTTGTCTATGCCCGCCCTGAACATACGAAAAAAACAATAGAATCATTGGCTAAAAACCGGCTGGCAAAGGAAACAGAGGTTTTTATATTCTCGGACGCTCCCAAAAACGAAGAGGCCTTCGAAAAGGTTAAGCGGGTGAGGGAGTATATAGACTTGCTTCCAGATAGAAAGTTATTTAAATCTGTTGATATACGGAAAGCCGAAAAGAATAAGGGGCTTGCCAACTCGGTTATTTCCGGCGTGACAGAAGTTATTAATAAGTACGGCAAGGCTATTGTTGTTGAGGATGATCTGGTTTCTTCGCCGGATTTTTTGGAATATATGAATGAGGCTTTGGATTTTTATGAAAACGACAAACAAATCTGGTCAATCAGTGGTTACACATTCAAGATTGATATTCCCCCAAATTACAAAAGCGATATTTATTTATCCTATCGGGGATGCAGTTGGGGATGGGGAACATGGAGCGACCGCTGGAAGATGGTTGATTGGGATGTAAAGGATTATGCAGAGTTTAAATCAAACAAACGGCTCCGCTCAAAATTTAACCGGGGCGGGCTGGACATGGCAGATATGCTCGATGCACAGATGAAAGGGAAAATTGACTCATGGGCAATACGCTGGTGTTACGCCCAGTCCAAGCTGGATATGCTTACCGTCTACCCGGTTGTATCAAGAATTAAGAATATCGGTTTGGACGGGTCAGGGACTCACAGCGGAATAACCACGAAATATGATGTTGACCTTTATGATGGCAAAAAAAAATGTGTATTTGATAAACCTGGTATAGAACCCCAAATAATTAAGTCTTTTAAAAATCATTTTGGAACGGAACTAGATTTCTTTGTCGTAAAAACAAAATGCCTCATTAAAAAAATTCTGTTAATGAAGTGA
- a CDS encoding flippase: protein MFLTGKVKKIVENSGWMIGQNIYFMLVGVLVTAIIARYFGPTLYGQLNYVIAIVSLFTAFSTLGMETLTVKAIVDKRFEEGTILFTSLVLRIAGGLILTVLSLITIFILSHGDSFLLMIGLIYSLFLTMRALEVFEYWAQAKMALKIVSIVKIVSFTCISVLKLLVVYFKGSLISYTFLFLIDALLSGSAIAISYYLVREDKSKWKFSLDYAREILSKCWPIAVSGLMVIVYMRIDQVMLGSMLSNKSEVGIYAAAVKIAEMWYFVPLAIIASFKPVIMQYKAATDSCRYISSMQLLYSIIWWVGVLFGIIITISSGLIVKILYGNEFLPAASVLSLSVWAGIFATLGSARSVWLVCENLQSYTMVYSLAGCVVNVILNLLLIPHYGAFGAAFATSIAQAANILVLALFKDTREHTFMLLKSFSPVYLITAMKSRMVSI, encoded by the coding sequence TTGTTTTTAACGGGTAAGGTGAAAAAGATAGTTGAGAATTCTGGCTGGATGATAGGGCAGAATATATATTTTATGCTCGTAGGTGTTTTGGTGACGGCGATTATCGCCAGATACTTCGGGCCAACCCTCTACGGTCAGCTAAATTATGTTATAGCTATTGTTTCGCTGTTTACAGCCTTTTCTACTTTAGGAATGGAAACATTGACGGTAAAGGCAATAGTTGATAAACGATTTGAGGAGGGTACAATACTTTTTACCAGCCTGGTTTTGAGGATTGCGGGAGGTTTGATTCTAACCGTACTTTCTCTTATTACAATCTTCATTTTATCACACGGTGATAGTTTTTTACTGATGATAGGCTTAATCTATTCGTTATTCTTAACAATGAGGGCACTGGAGGTTTTTGAATACTGGGCCCAGGCAAAGATGGCGCTGAAAATCGTTTCTATAGTTAAAATAGTGTCCTTTACATGTATTTCTGTATTGAAACTTTTGGTTGTTTATTTTAAAGGGTCTCTTATTTCTTATACATTTTTATTTTTAATTGATGCACTATTATCAGGCTCTGCTATTGCCATATCATATTATTTAGTTAGAGAGGATAAATCAAAATGGAAATTCAGCCTTGATTATGCCAGGGAAATTCTTTCAAAATGCTGGCCTATAGCGGTTTCCGGGCTAATGGTAATAGTTTACATGCGAATTGATCAGGTGATGCTGGGATCAATGTTGTCTAATAAATCTGAGGTTGGCATATATGCTGCGGCAGTAAAGATTGCTGAAATGTGGTATTTCGTACCGCTGGCGATTATTGCCTCTTTTAAGCCGGTTATAATGCAGTACAAAGCTGCCACTGACAGCTGTCGTTATATATCCTCCATGCAGTTGTTGTATTCGATTATATGGTGGGTAGGTGTCCTTTTTGGAATCATAATAACAATCTCATCCGGTCTCATTGTGAAAATATTATATGGCAATGAATTTTTGCCGGCTGCATCAGTTCTTTCACTCAGTGTTTGGGCAGGTATCTTTGCTACTCTTGGAAGTGCAAGGTCTGTTTGGCTTGTCTGCGAAAATCTTCAAAGCTATACGATGGTATATTCATTAGCCGGATGCGTTGTTAATGTAATTTTAAATCTGCTGCTTATCCCTCACTACGGGGCATTTGGAGCAGCATTTGCTACCTCTATAGCCCAAGCTGCAAATATACTCGTATTAGCACTGTTTAAGGATACAAGGGAACATACTTTTATGTTGTTAAAATCTTTTTCTCCGGTTTATCTTATAACAGCCATGAAAAGCCGAATGGTGAGTATTTAA
- a CDS encoding glycosyltransferase family 4 protein, giving the protein MKILWCVNILLPDIAEAIGAPHTPLGGWMVSLSSDLAKIDGINLAVATIYSGKELKKHDVNNITYYLIPGGQKAMLKRSNEKLKDYWWEVAEHFKPDLLHLHGTEYSHGLALLEACPDIPAVVSIQGLLGVIQKYYYAGMEFSDVFLRPSFRDIIKLDPLWNNRRSFRSRAVFEREILCQVRHVIGRTTWDYSNVKAINPNIKYHHCDESLREPFYKSKWDISNVQRHSIFTTQAGYPIKGFHVLLKAVALLKRDYPDIQVFAAGYNLLGNSFKERLKIPGYGLYIKRLIKKLGLEDNVAFTGMLDAEGVVYRLLKSHVFVIPSAVENSPNSLAEAMLLGVPCIGSYTGGIPDMLENGNCGFLYPFMEEAMLAEYIRRIFESDDIALQFSQAVRESAHKRHDRKKITDTMVGIYRDIVSCPR; this is encoded by the coding sequence ATGAAAATACTCTGGTGCGTCAACATCCTGCTTCCTGACATTGCAGAAGCTATTGGTGCCCCGCATACTCCTTTAGGTGGGTGGATGGTAAGCCTGTCATCCGATTTGGCTAAAATTGATGGCATAAACTTAGCTGTTGCAACCATCTATTCAGGCAAAGAGTTAAAGAAGCATGATGTAAACAACATTACATATTATTTAATCCCCGGCGGGCAAAAAGCCATGCTGAAAAGAAGCAATGAAAAGCTGAAGGATTACTGGTGGGAAGTTGCAGAACATTTTAAACCCGATTTGCTTCACCTGCATGGCACTGAATATTCCCACGGCTTAGCACTATTGGAGGCTTGCCCGGATATTCCAGCCGTCGTTTCTATCCAGGGCTTGCTTGGGGTAATACAGAAGTATTACTACGCAGGCATGGAGTTCTCTGATGTATTTTTGCGTCCCAGCTTCCGGGATATTATCAAGCTTGACCCCTTGTGGAACAATAGGCGGTCGTTTAGAAGCAGGGCGGTTTTTGAACGGGAAATTCTCTGCCAAGTCCGTCACGTGATAGGCAGGACAACCTGGGATTACTCGAATGTAAAGGCAATTAATCCTAATATAAAATATCACCACTGCGATGAAAGCCTTAGAGAGCCTTTTTATAAAAGTAAATGGGATATTTCTAATGTTCAGAGGCATTCAATCTTTACTACCCAGGCAGGTTATCCGATTAAAGGTTTTCATGTTCTGCTAAAGGCAGTAGCTCTTTTAAAACGGGATTACCCTGATATTCAAGTATTTGCTGCTGGGTATAACCTGTTAGGGAACTCATTTAAAGAGCGGTTAAAAATACCTGGTTACGGTCTTTATATTAAACGTCTTATTAAAAAGCTTGGGCTTGAGGATAATGTGGCATTTACCGGTATGCTTGATGCTGAGGGTGTTGTGTACAGGTTGTTAAAGTCTCATGTGTTTGTTATTCCATCTGCTGTTGAAAACAGTCCAAACTCACTAGCGGAGGCAATGCTTTTGGGCGTCCCCTGCATTGGTTCATATACAGGCGGTATTCCGGACATGCTGGAGAACGGTAACTGCGGTTTTTTGTACCCTTTTATGGAGGAAGCCATGCTTGCTGAGTATATCAGGCGGATTTTTGAATCGGATGATATTGCTTTACAATTTTCACAAGCCGTAAGGGAAAGTGCCCATAAGCGTCATGACAGGAAGAAAATAACTGACACGATGGTAGGTATTTACAGGGATATTGTAAGTTGTCCCAGATAA